A genomic segment from Candidatus Edwardsbacteria bacterium RifOxyA12_full_54_48 encodes:
- a CDS encoding YgiQ family radical SAM protein, with protein MTRSEMDSLGWDQCDIILISGDAYVDHPSFGAALIGRVLESQGFKVGIIAQPDWHSTVDIIRLGKPRLFFGVTSGNIDSMLHHYTANKKLRHDDPYSPEGRHGLRPNRAVIVYSNLIRQAYKDVPIVLGGVEASLRRLAHYDYWDDAVRRSILFDAKADLLVYGMGERAVGRIAQLLNAECRMQNAELQSIPGTAAICRSSELPKFGTLEYAELPSFEEVSSSKEAFNQAFVIASNEANPYFGKRLLQKHGDRYLLVNPPAMSLDSEELDAIYALPYQRQAHPSYKEPIPALETVKWSITSHRGCYGGCSFCTLFFHQGPIIQSRSIESIINEAELLARDPKFKGVISDIGGPTANMYGTGCKAAGREKFCRKPSCLAPQICENLKPGQHASVKLWHQALKVPGVKNIFVASGVRYDLALHDHKYLKELIQKHTGGHLKVAPEHCTANVLKQMNKPALRIFIEFIKIFRHLSKKEQYLVPYLISSHPGCQYDDMLDLKAFLKRNNLTVEQVQDFIPLPMTASAAMYHTGKNPYTGEELFVERTAAGKLKQRYALEAARGDQWEGFGRPEGGKDSSGRIMKKRKYIKR; from the coding sequence ATGACAAGATCGGAGATGGACTCCCTGGGCTGGGATCAATGCGACATCATTTTGATATCAGGCGACGCCTATGTGGATCATCCCTCGTTCGGCGCCGCCCTGATCGGCCGGGTGCTGGAATCTCAGGGCTTCAAGGTGGGCATCATTGCCCAGCCTGATTGGCATTCCACTGTCGATATCATCCGTCTGGGAAAGCCCCGGCTGTTCTTCGGGGTCACCTCCGGCAACATCGACAGCATGCTCCATCACTACACCGCCAACAAGAAACTGCGCCACGACGATCCCTATTCCCCCGAAGGCCGCCACGGCCTGCGTCCCAACCGGGCGGTCATAGTCTATTCCAACCTGATCCGCCAAGCATACAAGGATGTGCCCATCGTGCTGGGCGGTGTCGAGGCCTCTTTGCGCCGACTGGCCCACTATGATTACTGGGATGATGCGGTGCGGCGATCGATCCTGTTCGACGCCAAGGCCGACCTGCTGGTCTACGGGATGGGGGAGAGGGCGGTGGGCAGGATAGCTCAACTGCTGAATGCAGAATGCAGAATGCAAAATGCAGAATTACAAAGCATACCCGGAACGGCGGCTATTTGCCGAAGTTCGGAGCTTCCGAAGTTCGGAACTTTGGAATATGCCGAGCTGCCGTCGTTTGAGGAAGTGTCAAGTTCAAAGGAAGCGTTCAACCAGGCTTTTGTCATTGCCTCCAATGAGGCCAATCCGTATTTCGGGAAAAGGCTGCTGCAGAAGCACGGGGACCGGTATCTGCTGGTCAATCCCCCGGCCATGTCTTTGGACTCCGAAGAGCTGGACGCGATCTATGCCCTGCCATATCAGCGCCAAGCCCATCCGTCCTATAAAGAACCGATTCCGGCGCTGGAGACCGTCAAATGGTCCATAACTTCGCACCGGGGGTGTTACGGCGGCTGCAGTTTCTGTACTTTGTTCTTTCACCAAGGGCCTATCATTCAATCGCGCAGTATTGAATCAATTATAAATGAAGCCGAACTGCTGGCCAGAGACCCAAAATTCAAAGGGGTCATCAGCGACATCGGCGGGCCCACCGCCAACATGTACGGCACCGGGTGCAAGGCGGCCGGCCGGGAGAAATTCTGCCGGAAGCCCAGCTGCCTGGCCCCGCAGATCTGCGAGAACCTGAAACCGGGCCAACATGCCAGCGTCAAGCTCTGGCACCAAGCCCTGAAAGTGCCGGGGGTCAAAAATATCTTTGTGGCCTCCGGCGTTCGCTACGACCTGGCCCTGCACGATCATAAATATTTAAAAGAACTGATCCAAAAACATACCGGCGGGCATCTTAAAGTAGCTCCGGAACATTGCACCGCCAATGTTCTTAAACAGATGAACAAGCCTGCCCTGAGAATCTTCATTGAATTCATAAAGATCTTCCGCCATTTGAGCAAAAAGGAACAATACCTGGTGCCATACCTTATCTCCAGCCACCCCGGCTGTCAATATGATGATATGCTGGATCTGAAAGCGTTCCTTAAAAGGAACAATTTAACCGTGGAACAGGTGCAGGACTTCATCCCCCTGCCGATGACGGCCTCGGCCGCCATGTATCATACCGGAAAAAATCCCTACACAGGGGAGGAACTTTTTGTGGAAAGAACCGCAGCCGGGAAGCTGAAGCAGCGGTATGCGCTGGAGGCCGCCAGGGGCGATCAGTGGGAAGGGTTCGGAAGGCCGGAGGGTGGAAAAGATAGCTCGGGCCGGATCATGAAAAAGCGCAAATATATAAAGAGGTAG
- a CDS encoding adenylate cyclase has protein sequence MIYLKKITPGSSEDKLEKLVQERIREGADKEEIDRRIWDLFGGEYCVMFTDLSGFSRNVAQFGIIHFLQTIYQSECILGPIIDENDGLVLKFDGDSLLIVFRDVPQAITAAVAMQRKLKTFNINKSQEEKVLLCVGLGYGPMLRIGDSDIFGAEVNAASKLGEDVAESGQILVTENVRRRAGDLSDTSFEEVAQAPAWMGKAFDLKYNS, from the coding sequence ATGATATATCTGAAAAAGATCACACCCGGTTCCTCCGAGGATAAGTTGGAGAAACTGGTTCAGGAGCGGATCCGGGAGGGGGCCGACAAGGAGGAGATAGACCGCCGGATATGGGACCTGTTCGGAGGGGAGTACTGCGTGATGTTCACCGACCTTTCCGGTTTCTCCCGCAACGTGGCCCAGTTCGGAATAATTCACTTCCTGCAGACCATCTACCAGTCGGAATGCATCCTGGGGCCGATAATTGATGAGAACGACGGCCTGGTGCTCAAGTTCGACGGGGACAGCCTGCTGATCGTCTTCCGGGACGTGCCCCAGGCGATTACGGCCGCCGTCGCCATGCAGAGGAAACTCAAAACATTCAATATAAACAAGTCCCAGGAGGAAAAAGTGCTGCTCTGTGTCGGGCTGGGTTACGGCCCCATGCTGAGGATAGGGGATTCGGACATCTTCGGGGCCGAGGTCAACGCGGCCAGCAAGCTGGGCGAGGACGTGGCGGAATCCGGGCAGATACTGGTCACCGAGAACGTCAGGAGGCGGGCCGGTGATCTGTCGGACACCTCCTTTGAGGAGGTTGCCCAGGCCCCCGCCTGGATGGGCAAGGCTTTTGACTTGAAGTATAATTCATAA
- a CDS encoding B12-binding domain-containing radical SAM protein — protein MNTLLIYPEYPDTFWGFKHALRFILKKANVPPLGLLTVAALLPKDWTLRLVDLNLKKLKEKDIAWADMVLISAMDAQRPSVQRIVDLCQKYRVRTVAGGPLFSANPQDFPGIDHLVLKEAEITLPLFLADLEKGQPQHIYTTDQWADLSKSPRPMWELADIKKYSSMNLQYSRGCPYNCDFCDISILYGRIPRTKSTRQVLGELEALHKMGWRGGVFIVDDNFVGNKARLKAEVLPQMVAWMDVHKHPFTFITQASIEMADDDDLLSLMARAGFDQVFVGIETPDENSLQECSKFQNKNRDMIAGVKKIQGCGIQVHAGFIVGFDSDPKSIFDTQIKFIQQSGIATAMVSLLNILPKTKLYWRLKDQDRLTKEFSGDNTDFNLNFVPKMGPVPLLEGYRKIVKTIYSPRNYYRRVRTFLREYRPVKVQKPRFSFSRLAAFASSIVVLGLWSKERFQYWGLVFWTLFKRPRLFPTAITMTIYGYHFRKVFHC, from the coding sequence ATGAATACCCTTCTCATCTATCCGGAATATCCGGACACCTTCTGGGGTTTCAAGCACGCCTTAAGATTCATCCTGAAAAAGGCCAATGTCCCGCCCCTGGGGCTGCTGACTGTGGCGGCCCTGCTGCCCAAGGATTGGACCCTGCGCTTGGTTGACCTCAATCTCAAGAAACTAAAAGAAAAAGATATCGCCTGGGCCGATATGGTGCTGATCAGCGCCATGGATGCCCAAAGGCCATCGGTCCAGCGGATCGTGGATCTCTGCCAAAAGTATCGTGTCCGGACAGTGGCCGGCGGCCCGCTGTTCTCGGCCAACCCCCAGGATTTCCCAGGGATAGATCATCTGGTGCTGAAGGAGGCCGAGATCACCTTGCCATTGTTTCTGGCCGACCTGGAGAAAGGCCAGCCTCAGCATATCTACACCACCGACCAGTGGGCCGACCTGAGCAAGTCGCCTCGTCCCATGTGGGAGCTGGCCGACATCAAAAAATACTCCTCCATGAACCTGCAGTATTCCCGGGGCTGCCCCTACAATTGCGATTTCTGCGATATCTCCATTCTGTACGGCCGGATTCCCCGCACCAAGAGCACCCGACAGGTATTGGGCGAATTGGAGGCCCTTCATAAGATGGGCTGGCGCGGCGGGGTCTTTATCGTGGACGACAATTTTGTGGGCAACAAGGCCCGGCTCAAGGCCGAGGTCCTGCCGCAGATGGTCGCCTGGATGGATGTACATAAGCACCCGTTCACCTTCATCACCCAGGCCTCCATCGAAATGGCCGACGATGACGACCTGCTGTCCCTGATGGCCCGGGCCGGATTCGATCAGGTGTTCGTGGGGATCGAGACCCCGGATGAGAACAGCCTGCAGGAATGCAGTAAATTCCAGAACAAGAACCGGGATATGATCGCCGGGGTCAAGAAGATCCAGGGCTGCGGGATCCAGGTCCATGCCGGATTCATCGTGGGCTTTGACAGCGATCCCAAGAGCATCTTTGACACCCAGATAAAGTTCATCCAGCAGAGCGGCATCGCCACCGCCATGGTCAGCCTGCTCAACATCCTGCCAAAAACAAAACTTTACTGGCGGCTAAAGGACCAGGACCGGTTGACCAAAGAGTTTTCCGGAGATAACACCGATTTTAACTTGAATTTCGTGCCCAAGATGGGCCCGGTCCCGCTGCTGGAGGGATACCGGAAAATTGTCAAAACAATTTACTCCCCGAGGAATTATTACCGGCGGGTGAGGACCTTTTTGCGGGAATACCGGCCGGTCAAAGTGCAAAAGCCCAGGTTTAGCTTCTCCCGGCTGGCGGCCTTTGCCAGTTCCATTGTGGTGCTGGGGTTGTGGAGCAAGGAACGTTTTCAGTACTGGGGCTTGGTCTTCTGGACCCTGTTCAAAAGGCCCCGGCTGTTTCCCACCGCCATCACCATGACCATCTACGGCTACCATTTCAGGAAGGTGTTCCATTGCTGA